In Phycisphaerae bacterium RAS1, the genomic window CCCACTGCCATGCCGATGTGCCAGTAGAGGTACGTCGCCGCCGCGGAATGGCGATAAAGCGCGCCCAGCGTCAACTGCGCCACCAGCGCCACGACGAGCACGATCGCCAGCGGGCGCTCGGCCGCCAGCGCTGCGGGGGCGCGCACGCGGTCGCTCCGCCACTCCGCCGCGAGACTGACACGCAGCCCCACCAGCAGGCAGAAGAAGACCTGAGCGAAGACGCCGTGACCGATCGCGAGAACCAGATTGGGGGTCGTTTCATCGGCTGACGTGCTGAGCGTGAATTTGCCGGTGACGCGCAGGCCGCCCATGACGCCCTGCACGATGACCGCGGCGAGCGCCAGCTTGGAAACCAGCCGCGGCCCGCGTGCCGCTTCGAAGCGGTGCAGGTAGACCGTCAGCACCAGCGTCGTCAGGCCGACCAGCGAGCCGAACAGCCTGTGGCTGTGCTCGAAGTAGATCGGCCCGGTCATCTTGGCCAGCGGGTAAAGGAACATGTTGTAGCCGAACGAATTCGGCCAATCGACCACCGCCAGGCCGGCCTTGAACCCCGTCACGACGCCGCCGACCGCCAGAAGCAGCAGCGTGCCGACGATTGCCACACCGACCAGCGCCGCGCGCCAGTTCACCGCGCCGGCCGCCGGTTTCGCGCCGCCCGGGCCGAACCAGCCTGCGGCGCGCTGGCCGACCAGCGCCGCGGCGATGCTGATCAGCAGGCTGGCCGGAATCCACAGCACGGCGGCCTTGGCCAGGCCGGTCGGCGTGTCTTTGCTGATGACGCTGCCCAGAATCAGCAGATTCACCATCGCGGCGAGAAGCCCCACCCAAAGGGCGCCGCGCCAACCGCGGTCGGTGAGGCGGCCGACACACACGCCGCCGCCGATGAGGCAGGCCAGGAGTGCAAAAAACAGCGCGGCGCTGGGAAGCGTGATGCCCGGCAGG contains:
- a CDS encoding Cytochrome oxidase assembly protein, producing MSAENRLETDATRRDPADLLTIGFGTVVAMWGAGYVFRLPGITLPSAALFFALLACLIGGGVCVGRLTDRGWRGALWVGLLAAMVNLLILGSVISKDTPTGLAKAAVLWIPASLLISIAAALVGQRAAGWFGPGGAKPAAGAVNWRAALVGVAIVGTLLLLAVGGVVTGFKAGLAVVDWPNSFGYNMFLYPLAKMTGPIYFEHSHRLFGSLVGLTTLVLTVYLHRFEAARGPRLVSKLALAAVIVQGVMGGLRVTGKFTLSTSADETTPNLVLAIGHGVFAQVFFCLLVGLRVSLAAEWRSDRVRAPAALAAERPLAIVLVVALVAQLTLGALYRHSAAATYLYWHIGMAVGVILLGLYVGMRIWAGHEAIATLSRAAGTMLVLFGVQLALGMFALMAVALDGKVNPHAWHVLVTTAHQTTGALLLASAVAVMLWTMCFAGRAERRAAEVEAGAQLAS